Below is a genomic region from Syngnathus typhle isolate RoL2023-S1 ecotype Sweden linkage group LG3, RoL_Styp_1.0, whole genome shotgun sequence.
GGCTTGTTTAAAACTTAAGCTATATGACTAAAACGTTTATGAATAACATAATCATGTAATACAGGTACCTttattgcttttgttttaaaaaaaagaaaaacatggaaGGACTAGtacctttcaaaaaaaaatcacaaattatATTTTGAGATCGTAATATTGTCTTGATGATAAGAATCTTGGAATGGGCTAAGTAGTGTTCTTTTTCAAAACACTGCAAGACATGATTTTACATTCTGCTCAAAATTGCCTCTGTATATGCAGGATGAACTTACACAGGGAAATCAAGCTCTACCTGGACTGTCAGAAGCTGCCCAGTTGGAACTAATGAACCAATGTGAGGAACAGTTTGCTCATCTTGAAAAGGTGATTGATATATTGTACTTATGTCCTTGATTCCTGATTGCGTCAACTCCAATTCTGTTGAAACCAAACAAAATTCTTACCCCGTTgcagcttcaaaacaaaattatCCAACATGAGCCAGAGCAATGTGAAAATACTCAAGAGCAGGTGAGATGACTGGACATTTTGATTTTGTGGAACATTTTCAGCTACTTTTGAGTCTATACTTGCCATAGAGCAGGCGTACACACAGAATTGAGTTACCTGATACTTGGTGTTTCCTTTTATTTTCCTATATCCTTCATTCCATaattttttgttccaaattgaTTAGTATTTTTCATTGTGGCCTGGGCCTGTTTACGAGTTAAAAGCATTGGTGATCATTTTTGATAACAAATGTGATGTTTTTCCTTTAGTCAGTTAATCGGCTATTAGCAACAGAAGCGGAAATGAAGCAGTGGCTCACGATGGAACCGAGATGTAAGTAACCATTATGACATTTGGATATACAATAAATATGACTTTTTACACATTAATTATAAATTGTATTCTGAAACAGTATTAATAAGATCATTCAATGACACTGACTTCTAATAAATCTAAACAAGAATAACGTTCAATGCAGATGTCTCCCAAGGTTAGTCTTAAACCTaatgctgttttttgtttgctcACATGTTATAGTCTATACTGGAACCCAAGAACCTAAAAGTAGCAAACCAGCGATGGGATTTTCTAGGAATGTTGTCAGTGGAAGCATTTGTGATGTAAATGTTAACACTGGCAGGGATTTACAAGTATTGCAAATTGATATTTATCTCTTTCCTAAAAGAAAATATTAACCAGATCAACATCTTCTCATAAATGAATATAATTAGTTATTAATAACATAcaataataaaattacaaaagttAATTTGAGGATAGTATTTGCATATTTCCAAAGTGTGTGTTAAACTGGTAGCTCTGGTCGCATTGATCAATAcacaagaattttttttttactggatatAAATTATGGGAATTGCATCGGTTTAATTTCCTGTATTTTTCATTCTTGTAGTGCTGGCAGAAAACTCTGAAGTGTTACTTAAAGCTGGAAAAGAAGAGGTACATGCACAAGAAAAGTATACTACTGAAAAAGGAGCATGCTTCTGATCTGACCGCCCCGTTTTCCATAGATGCTCAAGCTATGCTCTGAACTTGAGATGGTTCTCTCTTGCTACGAAGCAAAGCGAGACAAACTACGAGAAACTAAAGAGCTGTGCGTAACCTTTTATCTTGCGCGCACGCatgactttttttgttgtgaCGTGTTTTGTTGACGGGTTCGTGTCAATTGTGTATTAAAGTGAATTAAAGTGGTTGGAGGAAAAGAGGCAGGCGCTACAGGCTGTCACTGACCATGCTAAGCGACTTCAAAATCAAAGTGAGAAATTATCAGAGCACAGGTGAGTGCGCTTACGTTTGACCCAACTGATCTGTTTGTCACATTTGTGTTTGAGGCTTATAGAACCAACCAGCAGATCAATGAAATTTGTTAATCGGTATACCCAACTAGTGACTGGGGTTGAAACATTTCAGCTTCTTGCCAGCCTTTGGAAGTGTGAAGTTGTGAATAGGTGTGAGGTCTTGTACAACCACTTAATGCACTAGGTTTTCTTCCACTTAACATTCAAAAAGCACCACTACTTTCACATGAATAGAAATGCCTGTTAACAATGAATTCACATTATAGTGGTGTGCATGTGTCGCATGAATTCCAGTGTTGTGCTTGAAACAAAGGAGAAGATCAGCAGAATGAAAGCCTACAACGAAAAGCTGATGGAATCTCTGGGGGACATCCTAGAAAAACATGTTCCTCCTCCTTGCGGTGAGAAGGTATGTTCAGTTTTCTGCTGTTCTCAATCATGTGGAAGCTGAGACAAAATCTAAAAAAAGTTTGATATACTGCTGCTCATCATGATCCCCATTTTTTTCCAGAATATTTCAAATGTTCTAAATGAAGACTTGATTTCCCTTGGTGATATTCTGGAGGTGAGTTCAGTTGCATGACTCAACTTTCAATGTTTAgaagtgtgattgtgagtgtgatTGGTTGGATGTGTGTCCTGCGATTGACTTGCAACCACTTCAGGGTGAACTGAGAGCTTAAAAAGGTGTTTTTGATTCATTCCGTGAGAATGAATCACATTCACTGCTTCCTCTTACAGCTGCTCATGAACAAGGCCCTAAAGACGCCACATGACCCTTATGTGACAGTCGACTCCACTTTCTGGCCACCGTATGTAGAGATGCTACTCCGACATGATATGGCTGTCAGACATCAGGAGAATAACTTCAAGATTCGCCTGGAAACGTTTTTTTGAAGCGGTGCTGTATTTGGCATGATACTAAATggacttgtttttcctttttatacGTATGCCAAAGTACCTTTGGTAGTACACCTGCAGTTTTTTGGGATCCAATGCAAGTGTCTCCTTTAAAAAAGATACTGCATACTATTTTTGATTGTGATTTTGAGTTAATGACACAGGTGAACAACAAATCCTAATCAGAAATGGCTTTGTGTCCCTAAATGTATTAATGGTGCTGATTGAAAAAATatcttaaattgtttttctagcACAGTAGGATTTGGAGAcatgttcatttttgtttttaagtttgattttaaaaacacGCACAATAAGGATTTTTCCATGCATTGTGGATGAACTTTACCCTTATGTCATACATATTGAATATATTACTGTTAtgtattattgttgttttactattattattattattttattattataaaaaatatgacaatatgaCAATATAATTTACTGTGGATTAACATGTGACCATAATTATTTGAAACACTTATAGATATTCTAAACCATGGCAAATCACAGCACCAATGAtccccaaaaaaacacacaaaaaaatacacgTGGCAACTTGACTTACTAGTTCACACTGTCCTGTGGCCAAGTCTGTAACTGAAATGACGCTTAACAAAAAATTACCAAGTACACTGCTCAAAAGTCATGACACTGATTGTGTACTCTGGCTGTAATGGAAATGTTGTACATAGTGTACTTTACAGTTTTTTCCCCACATAACATTACCACCCTACGCCTATAATGGTTGTCATTAATTGTAATGTAAAAGTTACACGATTACATTTGGCATTCTGAAGCCATGCGTAACATTTCCTTTGAGCCGAAACTCGGTGCGTCATAAAACGTCATCGTGCCCGTCCAATCCTGTGTGGCCGCCGCGTCAGCTTGAGAATTCCCGTGGGCGGAAAAGCGATTCCGGTTCCGGGTGTCTTCGTATCAGCAGAACGAAGGCGTTCGCCTTTCTGATTATGGTCTTTTACCAGAAACTTTTTTCAACTATCGACGGATCATTGTAGTTGCTATTTTATTCGATAAGTTAAACGGAAGAAGCGAACATGACGACCCGTTCAGAGCGAGAGAAGGCCCAGAAACTGAACGAGCAGCACCAGGCCATCCTGTCCAAAATGCTCAGAGAGGAAGACAACAAGTATTGTGCCGACTGCGAGGCGAAAGGTGCGACATTCACCCTGACGATAATTGATTACTTTTTGCCATACCTACGTCGACTATACTACGTCTTATATTTCTTCGTACGCGTTTAGAACAATTGTAGCATCTGTTAGCCGATACAAAGCGACTCCGAGGTGGCGGAAGCGGCTCCGGTAGTCAGCTGACAACGCGTCCCTTGAAGCTAAACTAAGTGCCCAGCTAGCAGGCAGCAAGCAGGCTAATCGCTTTCGTAAGAACACGTCGTATGTCTTTAGTTCACAATAAATCCGCGTCTACTTTTCTAATCATCACACAGCATGTTGATCATGTTTTTTATTCGAATCCCATTGTCACGTCACAGAGAGTAGTGTATAGTGCATGAGTAGTATTTGCCTGCTACCTGTAAGTCATAAGCCACTTAATATTGGTTCGATCCACCATGGGGTCTTTAACTTTTCAGGTCCGAGATGGGCGTCTTGGAACCTGGGCGTATTTATCTGCATTCGGTGTGCGGGCATCCACAGGAACCTCGGTGTCCACATATCCCGAGTGAAATCAGTCAACTTGGACCAATGGACGTCAGATCAAATCCAGGTACGGTAGTCTAATTATTTCAACTATAAGGTTTGCTGTTGTCTATAGAGTTAGTCAGAACACAAGGTACTACAATTCCCAAAGCGCATTGAGTGAAATCAGTAAACAGTGGTAGAATTAAATGTCTGTTCTATTAATGCTAGCGACATGTAGTGGTAGGCAGACCAATTAAATGGGCTTCCACTAGATATCACTAGgtactaagaaaaaaaaaaaatatatatatatatccacctgttgccattcaAACAACAAACACAACAGGGATGCACATCAATAAAAGTTTGATTAGACAGCAATGTTGCAGTGATCAAAAGTTTCTTCATTAGAAGACGAGAAGATTGATTTCCGACTGATATTTTCATAT
It encodes:
- the cenpk gene encoding centromere protein K, with amino-acid sequence MDELTQGNQALPGLSEAAQLELMNQCEEQFAHLEKLQNKIIQHEPEQCENTQEQSVNRLLATEAEMKQWLTMEPRLLAENSEVLLKAGKEEMLKLCSELEMVLSCYEAKRDKLRETKELELKWLEEKRQALQAVTDHAKRLQNQSEKLSEHSVVLETKEKISRMKAYNEKLMESLGDILEKHVPPPCGEKNISNVLNEDLISLGDILELLMNKALKTPHDPYVTVDSTFWPPYVEMLLRHDMAVRHQENNFKIRLETFF